The following coding sequences lie in one Enterococcus sp. 9E7_DIV0242 genomic window:
- a CDS encoding GNAT family N-acetyltransferase, giving the protein MKIRNYQATTDYEAVLALSERLADFEQPIRISKKELKRKQREWLATDLNSSLQSPKSHLLVLANDEGTIHGFLELLEETDWLTDQKQGYLSRICLAKEAEGMGNGKKLMLLAEEWAREQGYTGLTLMVMAANNHAQSFYQSLGYEVETMKMRKELM; this is encoded by the coding sequence ATGAAGATAAGAAACTATCAAGCTACCACAGATTACGAAGCTGTACTTGCGTTGAGTGAGCGGCTGGCAGATTTTGAACAGCCTATAAGAATCAGCAAAAAAGAATTGAAAAGGAAGCAAAGAGAGTGGCTTGCAACTGATCTGAATTCGTCGCTACAGTCACCAAAGAGTCATCTTTTAGTGCTTGCAAATGACGAAGGAACGATTCACGGTTTTTTAGAGCTATTGGAAGAAACCGATTGGCTCACAGATCAAAAGCAAGGCTATTTGTCTAGAATCTGTTTGGCAAAGGAAGCAGAAGGAATGGGGAACGGCAAGAAATTGATGCTTCTTGCTGAGGAGTGGGCGCGAGAACAAGGCTATACAGGTCTTACATTAATGGTTATGGCTGCCAATAATCATGCTCAATCTTTCTATCAATCACTGGGCTATGAAGTAGAAACAATGAAAATGCGTAAAGAATTGATGTAA
- the yidC gene encoding membrane protein insertase YidC — protein MKKFNKWLLGSGLITLMLFLSGCVKTGSDGLPTGEGFVYNYLVQPMSNMITYLVENFNWNYGWAIVVITIVVRLIILPIGLNQSRKSMIQTEKMQAIKPQIDAAQEKLKQATTREEQAAAQMEVQRVYKENNVSMMGGIGCLPLLIQMPIFSALFFAARYTEGISEANFFGINLGQPSIVFVILAGVAYLIQGYISTIGIPEEQKKTMKSMLIVSPLMIVFMSFQSPAGVALYWVVGGVFSCIQTFITNILLKPRIKAQVAEEMKKNPPKQVITPIKDVTPTEEKNVTLSKQPSKGGRNAGKQQNKR, from the coding sequence ATGAAGAAATTTAATAAATGGCTACTTGGTTCAGGACTTATTACATTGATGTTATTTCTATCAGGATGTGTGAAAACCGGTAGTGACGGACTGCCAACTGGTGAAGGGTTTGTCTATAATTACTTAGTTCAGCCTATGAGCAACATGATTACATATCTGGTAGAGAACTTCAACTGGAACTATGGTTGGGCAATCGTGGTCATTACAATTGTTGTACGTCTGATTATTTTGCCGATTGGCTTGAATCAATCACGTAAGAGCATGATCCAAACCGAAAAAATGCAAGCCATTAAACCGCAAATTGATGCGGCCCAAGAAAAACTGAAACAAGCAACAACAAGAGAAGAACAAGCTGCAGCACAAATGGAAGTACAACGCGTTTACAAAGAAAACAACGTGAGCATGATGGGCGGTATCGGTTGTTTACCATTACTGATTCAAATGCCAATCTTCTCAGCATTGTTCTTTGCAGCAAGATACACTGAAGGTATCAGTGAAGCGAACTTTTTTGGCATCAACCTTGGTCAGCCAAGTATCGTTTTCGTCATTCTTGCTGGGGTTGCCTACCTAATTCAAGGGTATATCTCAACAATCGGGATTCCTGAGGAACAAAAGAAAACAATGAAATCTATGCTGATCGTTTCTCCATTGATGATTGTGTTCATGTCATTCCAATCCCCGGCAGGTGTTGCCTTGTACTGGGTTGTCGGAGGGGTTTTCAGTTGTATCCAAACATTTATCACGAATATCCTATTGAAGCCAAGAATCAAAGCACAAGTTGCGGAAGAAATGAAAAAAAATCCACCAAAACAAGTGATTACGCCAATCAAAGATGTTACTCCTACAGAGGAAAAAAATGTCACATTAAGCAAACAACCATCTAAAGGTGGACGTAATGCTGGAAAACAACAAAATAAAAGATAA
- a CDS encoding acylphosphatase: protein MRKVRMNVQGRVQGVGFRYMTKMVADQIGITGTVRNEDDGSVSIEAVGQLDQMDLFIKKIKDSPTPSGRVTYIDIQDDPLIEDYLTFKVTN from the coding sequence ATGAGAAAAGTTAGAATGAACGTACAAGGCCGTGTTCAAGGTGTCGGCTTTCGCTATATGACAAAGATGGTTGCTGACCAAATCGGCATCACCGGTACAGTCAGAAATGAAGACGATGGTTCTGTGTCGATCGAAGCTGTGGGACAGTTAGATCAGATGGATCTTTTCATCAAAAAAATCAAGGATTCGCCTACACCATCTGGTCGAGTTACCTACATTGATATCCAAGATGACCCATTGATCGAAGACTATTTAACATTCAAGGTAACCAATTGA